A stretch of DNA from Candidatus Nomurabacteria bacterium:
AAATATATCAATATCAGTATTATGAACAAATTCCAAAGAAGTTTTCGGATCAGAGAATGTCTTTTTTACTTCTTCATAATCCACATCTTCATCATGGAGATTTGAACTTCCTGCAAAATAATGCATTTCGCTTTCGACAATTGCTCCAGTAAAGCGAGCATACTCGGTGACTTGTTTTGTTTTTTGAATTATTTCATCAAGTGAAGCTCCATGATCGGACTGAGAAATGTCTATGTGTACAAACTCGAAGCCTAAATCTATTGCTTCTTTAGCAAGTTTGACAGACGGGCCATGATCTAAATTTAAGTATGCTTCAACTCCCCATTCTTCTTTGTAGTTATCAACTAAGTCCCGGGCATTTTGTAAGCCAATCTCTTCAGCTTCTGACTCACTTAAGTTGATGATAACAGGTGCCTTAAGCTCCTTGGCTGCACGAAGAATTGCAACTAGAATATCTTGAGAGTCGATGTTAAAAGCTCCTACAGCAAACCTTTGCTGATGAGCACGGAGTAATAATTGGCGTGCTTTTGAAGTTGATTCTCTAATTTCTTTAATGCTTGCCACGGGTTAAAAATCTTTACCACTATCAGATTTAATTTATATGCTTAAGTTTAACAGATAAGCCTTAAAAATCTCCAATTTTTTAAGCTAGTATAGTTACTCGGTGCAAACTTTTACGAAATTATAGATTCATGACGTAGGTAAGCTTTATTAAGTGTTGTGGCAAGCTTTTCTCATCCATATTAATATTTTAGTCTTGTTCATGCTATGGATCTAACAGAACTTTATCCTTTATTGTTATATTTATTGTCTTATTTTGATAGTATTCTTTCTGTGATATCCACCAACAGATTAATTTTTTAAAGTGTATTTGATCGTTGATATGTGCAATAATTTCAATGACTACGGCATTACTATTTGTTGATATTTTTACATTAACACTTTGATCAAAAAAGCCCACAAGATTTTTAACGAATCTTATGAGCTCATATTGAACTATATAAGCAGGTTCTTCTGCTTTCATTGTTTAAGATTTGTGCCGCCTTTCGGAAAAAATGATAGGAAATCAGAAGTTTCGCTTTAAGTAATTATAGTTACTTCTTTTTATTTTTACTAGACTTCTTTCTTGAAGGTGCTTTCTTTTTTGGTTTAGTATTTTTTTGAGCCCTCTGAAGCTTATTAGATTTTTGTTTTTTAACTTCTTCTGCATTAGTTGTTACTTTGATGACTGGTTTTTTTGACTCCTCAAGAATAGCCTCTTTTTTCTCTATGTCCATTAAATAATACTGCTGGAAGATTGCAACTAAAGCTCCTGCGCCTAGATAAAAGCTAATTGCTCCCGCAACGCTTAAAGAAATCCAACCAAACAAAACAACCATAATGTATGGTGTGGCATTTGCAAGTTTTTCATTTGGATCTTCAATGTTATTCTTCTTATTTTTTGGCATAGTCTGTTTAACTTGGAAATACTGTAAAACTATTGAAACCAAGGCTATTATTAAAACTGGAACATAGACTTTGTTATTTGCAAAAGGCTTTAAAGCTAAATCTGCCCAATCTGCAAAAGTTGTAACCGCTTTTGAGCTCCCATTCAATACATCTTCCACATAAGATAGATTTTTGACAGAAGAATAAAGCATATTGGACAAGTTAGCGGAGCCTTCAAACGCAACTTTGACAGCCGAATAAATTGCTATAAATAGAGGAAGCTGAATAACTAGGGTACCGATTGATGAGAACGGACTTATACCATGCTTTTTATACACAGCCATAGTTTCTTTATTGACTCTTTCGATTGTTGCTCTATCTTTTGAACCTTTAGCTTTTTTTCTAATTGCATTAATCTCTGGGGTAACTTTTTGCATTATTCTTGTTTGATGTATTTGCTTTTTAATAAGTGGCCACATCAATATTCTTACTAAAATAGTAAAGACCAGAATAGCCAAGCCTAAGTCATTGCCAGGCATAAAGCTTTGTATTAGAATCAGTAGGTTGAGAACAGGCTCAACAAAAAGTGTATTCCACATATTTATTTAAAGAGAATTATACCAAAAAAATGTTCTTTATAAAAATGTTAAAGTTAAGTTATGAAGATTTTAGGGATTGATCCAGGGACTGGTATTGTAGGCTTTGGAGTAATAGAGGTTAAGCCCGGGAATAAATATCACCTACTTGATGCTGGTGTTATAAAAACTCCAGTTAATCAAGAATTGCCAGAGAGGTTAGAAACAATTTATAAAGAATTGATTGACATTATTAAGCTTAATAATCCTGAACAGATTAGTGTGGAAAAACTATTTTTTTCTCAAAATGTAAAAACTGCAATTAGTGTTAGTCACGCCAGAGGTGTTGTACTTTTAGTTGCTCAACAACATAATCTTATAATTGCAGAATACACACCTCAGCAGATTAAACAAGCATTAACAGGTTATGGTAAGGCAAAAAAAGATCAGGTACAGGCAATGGTCCAAACAATACTTCAGTTAAAAAATCCTATTAAGCAAGACGACTGTGCTGATGCTATAGCTGCAGCGATTTGCCATGCGATGAGTATAGACAACTTAAATGTGGCAAGTTCTTTATAAACGAGCTAGACTATTAGCTATATATGGCAACATCATCAACTCAAAATCATGAGAGAAATAACCTTAGAGGAATATCTGGCCAAAAACAGTCAGCACAAAAAGTCGCAAGTAAGAGAAAGACTCCTACAAGGTCAGAGCATCAAGTTTTAACTTTTATAGCTCAATTCATTAATCAGCATGGTTATGGGCCTAGCTATCGAGAAATTATGGCAGGATGTGGCTACTCTACTCTTTCTGCTGTGAGCTTACATGTTGATGCCTTGGTTCATCTAGGTTATTTACAAAAAAAAGAAAGGGGAGCTCGAAGCTTAAGTCTTACAGAAAAAGCTAAAGCCCCTAAAGCTGTTATAGAAATAGAAAAGCAAAAAGCAGCTAGTTTAAAAACTTATGAAAAATGGCTAGTAGAAGAAGTAGAAAAAAAATTTATGTCAGTAGAAGACGAACTCGATAATGTAGCCTTGGATAATCTCTACGTTTTAACTGGAGCTTTAAAAATACTTGGTTACGATGCTGCTGCCCTCTCGTTTAAGTCTAGGCTAAACGAAATTGTAGAAAAAATGAGAAAGATGTAGTTGGTTAAGAAAAATTTGAATTAATGATTGCTCCAAAACCAGCATTAAACTTTTTTAGCATAGATGCTCTGTCAGCTTTAGTTGTCATGGGGTGAGTAAGATATTTAAAGCTCATACCTAACGCCGTAACTAGATAAGTTGATCGTTCTACTAAGCTTAGCTTTCTGTGTCCCGACTTCAAGTCTTCTTTGTAATCCATTACTGCGTCCATTAAGTTACCCGCAGACATTTGTAGCGACAGCCAATCTACAAAAAATGGAACACAATATTCTTTTTCGTCTTCAATCAGAATTGAACAGAGTAAATCAGCCATACATACAGCTTCTAAAACTCTTGTGCCAATAATGTCTGATATATTAGCTCCCAAAGTCACAGCAGATCTCTGCTCGTACATAGAGTGGAGCATTGCATCCCAGCAAAACCTCAGTCTCTCTCTTTGCTCACCTCCGATTGATTCTATGTCATCGCAGAGCACTTCCACTAAGTCATTTGGAAGCGTAGACCAAAATCCAGTGCCATCTGTGCCAAATAGAGGAAGTCCGTCAAATAATATTGGTCTGAATGTGTCCCAATGAGGACGATCCTTGTCGGCCTCTGTCGCATGGTCTATATAAACTGCACTTACTAATGTACTTAAAAGTAAAGAAAATGTAGTATCGGTAACTGAAACTACAGTTTTTGCCTCGCATTGGGCTTTTAAGAAATTCGAAGCTCCAGCATACTGGATGATTTTAGTATAGTTAGCATCCGAAGGACCAATTCCTCTTCTGGAAAGCTCAGTTTCAATACTGATTTGTGATAACTCTTCCATAGAATCGGTCCCACCCGATTAAATATGGATTATTTTTCAAGTTTAACTCCAGGGCCCATGGTTGGGGCTAAAGTAACAGTTTGAATGTATTCACCCTTGATTCCAGCAGGCTTAGATTCTTTTACGGCTTTTATAACCGTTTGGGCATTTTCAACAAGTTTTTCAGAAGTGAAACTTAATTTACCAACTCCTAAATGCACAATCCCTTGTTTATCTACACGGTATTCTACCTTACCGGCCTTAGCTTCTTTAACAGCTTTAGAAACGTCAGAAGCAACTGTTCCAGTTTTTGGGTTTGGCATTAGACCTTTTGGGCCAAGCAGACGTGCGTATTTGCTTAATTTTGCCATTAATTGTGGAGTTGAGATAAGAACTTCAAAATTTACAGTTTCTTTATCTAATTGTTCAAGAAGTGTTTCCTCTCCAACTATATCTGCACCGGCATCTTTGGCTGCTTTATGTAAATCTGCTGGAGCGAATACAGCAATAGTTTTTGTTTTTCCTGTGCCATGTGGCAGAATCACTGTTCCTCTGATATTTTGGTCAGCATGCTTTGGATCTACCCCAAGCTTAATATGTAACTCAGCAGATCCTTCAAATTTAGAAGTACTTAGTTTTGGTAAAAGCCCAACAGCATCTTTAACTGTGTAGTTTTTATCAGGATCTATTAATTTTTGTACTTCTTTATATTTGTTAGATCGTCTTTCTAGTTTAGATCGTGTAATTGGTTTTGGACCTTTTTTTAAAACTACTTCTTCTCCAGAAGCGATTTTTTCTTTTCTTTCATCTTTAGCAGCTTTTTCTTCAGCTTCTTTTATAGCTTTGGCGGAACGCTTACCTGCTTTTGCTACTTTTTGCTCAGATTTTTCTTCTGCGCTAAACTCTTGGGCACTTTTTATTGCATCTTCTATCTCTGCAACTGTGTTTTTTTCTATTACTTCTAGCCCAAGCTTTCTTGCCTGTTCTATTAGTTCTGACTTCTTAGCCATAATTCCTTAGATGTTCCTTTCAGTGGTGCAAACGATTAGATATAATCTCTAATCTCCCACATATTTAAGTTAATTTGTATCCGTTATTATAGCAGATACTACTTGCTTTTTGTATCTGTAGATTCAAGCTGCTTTGTAGCCAGTGAGAATCCCCAGCAAGCACAAAAGACAGCAGTCCTAACCAATGCTTGAGCAGGAGTAACGGCTTCGCCGAATATTGATATTGTAAGAAAGTCGTTCTCTTTTATCCTAGAAACAGTATCGCCTACACTGCGTATAAGCTCATCAGGCAATGTTTGCGCAAGATCTACTGGCCCCCTAAGAGCTCTTTCAGCGTTACTGCTAAGGGAGCCAAGCGCACTTTTTATGTCTTCCATGGAGCTCTAGTCTTCTACTTCGACGCCCATTGAGCGAGCAGTCCCGGCAACTTGCTTTTTAACCGCTTCAACATCGTTTCCGTTTGTAAACTTAAGTTTAGCTTCGGCAATTTCTGTTAGTTGAGCTTGGGTTAGCTTTCCTACTTTTTCCATGTGTGGCTTTCCTGAACCTTTTTTAATTCCAAGAGCTTTGATTATTAAATCGTCAGTTGGTACTCCTGACACTCTAAACTCAAAAGTTCTGTCATCAAAAACTACTAGTTTTACAATTACGTCATTACCACGTAGGTCTGCAGTTTCTGAGTTAAATGCATTTACAAAATCCATTGAGTTAAGCCCGTATTGACCCATAACTGCCCCTACTGGAGGCCCTGCTGTTGCACCACCAGCTGGTACTCGCATTTTTAGATTAGCTACTATTTGTTTTGCAACTGCCATATTATTAATTTAATTAAACTTAATCTATTTAAGAAGCGATTTAAGATTTATTTAGAATTGTCCAAATTCTTATATAATCTTTGTAACAGAGATTATTATAGCATATATTGTACATCTAAGAATAGTGGTTCCTGACTATATCTGTAAATAACGGTAATGCTAGCGTACATAGAGCGCCAATTTTTAAAGCGACACTTGAAGAGGCTTCAAAAAATACAGTAGAGTATGCATAGCCTACACAAAATCCAGCGACACTTGAAGTAATTGCTAAATCTCTTCTTTCTACCCTATTGTATTCTTGGGGTCTCTTCATCGTAGTCTTCTAGTCTTGCTACAAAGCCCGCCACCCCACCAAATCCACCTAATAGGGCTCCAGATAATAAACTTTCAGAAACTGATTTGCCAAAAAATGCCTCGAGAGAATAGCCTCCAAGTGCACCAATAACTATTCCTGCTGGTAACGCAGCACGTTGTATAAAACTTAATTCAAATGCTTTCCTAATTCTTGTAGTCATCTTTGATCAAAATAATAATACTCCGTATAACTTAGTGCAAGCTTAAGCCATAACTTTTAGAGAATTGTTTATTCTTTTAGTAACTCTATCTTTGCCTAAAACACTTAACATATCTGCTATCCCAGGAGTGACTCGAGATCCGCTAACTGCGTTACGAATTAAAGCAAAGAGAATTCCTGGTTTGGTTTGGTGTACCTCTAAGAGCCCATTAAGTTTAGCTTGGATATCCTCTACTCCGAAACTAGAGTTTTGCAGTGTATCTAATGTGGATTCTAAAAGCTCTTTTGCAAAATCATCTTCTAGATTTTTTACATCCATAAGTTGTTCTTTAGTTAAGTTTGGTTCTTCAAAAAAGAAGTTAGTAAGTTCTGGGATCTCTTTTAAGAATTTAAGTCTTTCTTGGATTAAGGTTAAGACTTGCTTTTTATATTTTTCATTGGAGTTGTTAGCAGATTCTGACCAGAAGTCTTCAGAAAGTTCATATAATTCATCCACTGTTTTCATCCTTATATGATGACCGTTGATCCACTCTAGTCTTTTTATGTCGTAGTTTGCTCCTGATTTGCCTATACCATCAATTGAAAACTCTTTAATTAGTTCCTCAATAGAAAAAATCTCTTGTTTACTTCCTTTACCAGGATTCCAGCCGAGTAGTGCTAAAAAATTAAGAAGACCCTCTACTAGGACTCCATCTTGAAGGTATTCTAGAACGTCTTTAGCTCCATCACGTTTCCCGAGCTTTTTTTTACCGTTTTCAGCCATTATAGGTGCTAGAGTCACAAATTTTGGATGTTCGATCTCCAGAGCCTCATAAATATTTAGATATTTTGGTGTTGATGATATAAACTCATCCGCCCTAAATATGTGTGTTACACCCATCTCATAGTCATCAACTATGTGGCAGAAGTTATAAGTGGATAATCCATCGGCTTTTATTAGAACTAAGTCGTCTATCGATTCAGGACCTGATGAGAGGTCACCCCTCACTTCATCATGCCAAGTATATTTTTTCGGATTTGACTTAAGTCTTAGTGCATTTTTTCCATACTCCCAAGGTACGATTCTATCTGTAGTAATGTAATCTCTGTATAAAAACGGCTTTTTTTTACTCTGGGCATCGTTGCGCCAATCTGCTACTTCTTCTGGGGTAACATTATCAGCGTATGCTAAGCCTTTTTCATAAAGCATTTGGCCATACTTTTTGTGGACTTCTTTATTCTCTGATTGAAGAGCAAATTCATCCCAGTCTAAATTAACTGCTTGGAGTGTGTCTTTGATAATTTGTACCCCACCCTCGATTTCTCTTTTTTTGTCTGTATCTTCAATACGTAAGATGAACTTGCCTTTATTCTGCTTGGCTATCAACCACACAAATAGACCTGTCCTAACGGAGCCAATATGTATGGGACCGGTTGGGCTAGGACAAAAACGAACAACTACTTTTTCTGACATCTTGAAGATTAATTATAGCAGAGCTGTACTATACTTGACTAGTTATACTTAGTCTTTTATAGTAAGATGTTTCACTTAGAAAAAAATTTATGAGACATGTAAGTAAGGATGGACTTGCCCTAGCAAAAAGAGCAGCTTTAGTTTGTCCAAGTCAGAGCCTTTGTAGAGCCACATCAAATCCATTCGAAGCGCTAAACCCTCATGATGGGGCTAAGCGTGCTAACTGTATTGCAGGGGTTTTAATAATACAAGCCTTGAAACCGCATACATACCCCCTCTTAACAGTTAGACATAGTGTTTATTACGGGCTCACTGGCCTTATCTCATCCCACTGGCTTGGTGCAAGCAGTTTTGGAGAATTTGTACATATAGGCCTAGGTCCTGAGGTAGAAAACAGAAGGAGCTATGCTGAAAGGTATGAGGCATATTTAAGAAACAATGGCGAGATTGAAGAATTGACTGCAAAAGCAGCTTACTTAAGAGAGAGCAACCCAGTTGAGCAGATAGAGGTTTTGGATCGTGATGGTGAAATTGAGATTCACAGAATAGCCTTAACGGATGCTGATTTATTACTCGATCATGTCGCAAATGGACGTACTATGGAAGAACTCAAGGAGATAGCCTCGGCCAAGTTAGAACAGACACTAAGAACTGTGTTATAATATTGTTTAACTTTGCCAGTGGTAAATTACTCTACTGGCTTTTTTAATCTCAATTTAACTCTCAAAACATATGGAAACAACAAAAATTAGAAATCTGGCGATTATCGCTCACGTCGATCACGGAAAAACAACTCTCGTAGATGGACTTTTAAAACAATCAAATACATTCCGAGATAATCAGTCGGAAATGAGCCAAAGCTTAATCATGGATAAACTTGCTCAAGAAAAAGAGCGTGGAATAACTATCACAGCTAAGATTACGGCAATAAATCATGAGGACTATAAATTCAATATCATTGACACTCCTGGACACGCTGACTTTGGCGGTGAGGTGGAAAGAACTCTAGGTATGGCAGATGGTTGTCTTCTAGTGGTCGACGCCCAAGAAGGACCAATGCCCCAAACAAAGTTTGTACTTGGCAAAGCACTTGCTGCCGGACTTAAGCCAATAGTTATTATTAATAAGATTGATAAGGAAGGTTCTAGAATTGCAGAAGTTGAAGATGAGCTTGCTGATTTGTTCTTAGAACTCGCTACAGATGAAGATCAACTACATTACCCTATATATTATGCAATCGGACGGGATGCAAAAGCTTGGGAAAAATTGCCAACAGATCCAAGTGCTCCTGGAGATTTGTCTTGCATATTTAAAGCGATTGTTGAGAAGATTCCGGCCCCTAAAGTTGAAGATGGCCCAACTCAACTGCTAATAACAAGCTTAGAGTGGGATAATTTTAAAGGTAAATATACCGTTGGTAAACTTGGTAGGGGTGGAATTAAGAAAAACCAACAAATGGTTTTAATGAAGAAAGATGGACTCCAAGTTAAGTTTAAAGTGGTGGATCTATTCACTTTTAAAGGCCTAGGGAAAGAAGAAGCAAATGAGGTACCTGCCGGAGATCTAGTCGCTTTTACCGGTGCTGAAAAAGCAGAGATTGGCGAAACAGTCTGTGACGAATCTAGGCCAGAAGCATTACCTATTTTAGAAGTAGAAGCACCAACTTTAAAGATGTACTTGGGTCCAAATACATCTCCGCTTAAGGGACAAGAGGGTGAGTTCACGACTTCTAGACAAATTGGAGACAGACTCAAAAGAGAGCTTGAGACAAATGTAAGTCTAAGAGTTAAAGACGATGGTATTGGATTTATTGTCTCAGGTCGCGGCGAACTACATCTAAGTGTACTGATTGAAGACTTAAGACGAGAAGGGTTTGAGCTCGAAGTTGGACGCCCTCAAGTTGTTACAAAAGAAGTTGACGGAAAAGTTATGGAGCCACTTGAAGAATTAACAATTGAAGTTCCTCAAGAGTTTGTTGGTGCAGTACAAACTGAGCTTGGTGCTAGGCGTGCTCAATTGCAATCTCAAGAAGTTAACCTAAGAGGAGTTAGGCTTGTTTACCAAATTCCTACAAGGGCTTTGATTGGCTTGAGAGGTTTAATGTTGACTGCTACAAAAGGTAACGCCGTAATGAGTAGTTTGACAATTGGATATCAGCCTCTTGGAGGTAATATCCCTCAAACTCGAAATGGTGCTCTTATTAGCTTTGAGACTGGCGTAGCCACACCTTATTCTTTAGAAAATGCCCAGGAGCGTGGAACTGTCTTTATTAAGCCAACAGAAAAAGTTTACATGGGACAGATCATCGGCTTGAATTTACGTAAAGAAGATATGGAAGTTAATATCTGTAAAGAAAAGCATTTAACAAATATCCGATCATCGAGTTCTGACGGCACTGTTCAGCTAACTCCAGCTACTATTTTAAGTCTAGAGGAGAGTTTAGACTTTTTAGAGGACGACGAATTACTAGAAGTCACTCCCAAAAACTTAAGACTACGAAAACGCTTCTTAAATGCCAACGAACGCAAGAAGAATAAGAAATAGTTACAGCTGCAGAGTTGATTGTTCTGAAGTAATAGCAGGGCCTTGTTGACGAACTTTTTTTGGTCGGTATTTTGACCACCAATCGAAAATGTGTTTGGAAGCAGATGCCTCCTGAATTTGCTCTTCTTTAGGTGCGGGCATCCCCGGTGGACGTACACTAAATGATTTATTAGAAAAGAGCTTAAATGCAGTCACCCCTGCTGGCTCTTTTTTAGGAGAGCTCTTGGATCGTATCTGTATGCCTATTAGTTCGGCAAATGCTGGTTCTGATATCTCAAAATCTAACATAGCTAATGGACACTTACCTAGCTCAGCTAGTATACATGACCTCTTACATTCAGATACTCCATAAGCTTTTTCATTCTCAGTAACTGCAAGCCTGGCTAGCTTCCTTACATTAGTTATAATGCTGGCAAGGTTAATATTACCTTCGTAAAACCTGTGCGGGGCCTGTGTTATCTCATGGAGGCACCTTTGAGTAGCTTCGCGGGCAAATGCTTGGCTCTTTTCTACTACACCAACAGAAAGATCAAAAAGTCTGTCGGGATCTTCCACCGGTAAAGGCGTTGCTGTTTCGTCTATTACAGTTTTTAGCCTATTATCTTCTTCGCCAGGTAGCACAGCTATTATATCGCTGCCTACTGGACCACCAGGATCAATAAAATTGGGATAACCTCCACTTGGACCATCGGGGCCTTTTGCCATTTCTTCTACCCTACTTTTGATTTTTAAATACTTCTAACAAAGACTATAGCACTAGATCTAATATGTTACTAAGACTATTAGCTACTAGTTGTTTGATCTACAAGGTTTTGTAAATTTTGGAGCTCTTGATATGGATCTGATGATTTATGTATAGAACCACCAACATAAAATACATCAATGCCTGCTTTTGCTAGATCTTCAATATTATCTTTATTGATTCCGCCATCCCATGCTATTTCTATATTAGACTTAATGTTCTTAATTTCTTTTATTTTAGAAATTAGATTTAAATCTGCGGTTCCTCCGTACTCGCCAAGGTTGCCAGAAAAAATCAACGCTTGATCAGCAAGTAATATTAGT
This window harbors:
- a CDS encoding class II fructose-bisphosphate aldolase — its product is MASIKEIRESTSKARQLLLRAHQQRFAVGAFNIDSQDILVAILRAAKELKAPVIINLSESEAEEIGLQNARDLVDNYKEEWGVEAYLNLDHGPSVKLAKEAIDLGFEFVHIDISQSDHGASLDEIIQKTKQVTEYARFTGAIVESEMHYFAGSSNLHDEDVDYEEVKKTFSDPKTSLEFVHNTDIDIFAASVGNLHGSYKVPKQLDLKLLESICNAVPCSVSLHGGSGTPLFYFEEAAKIGVSKININTDIRVAHRRALEEALKNHPDEYSVMKLMKSVEEATQKVVEEKIKAFGSAGKAV
- a CDS encoding YidC/Oxa1 family membrane protein insertase; the protein is MWNTLFVEPVLNLLILIQSFMPGNDLGLAILVFTILVRILMWPLIKKQIHQTRIMQKVTPEINAIRKKAKGSKDRATIERVNKETMAVYKKHGISPFSSIGTLVIQLPLFIAIYSAVKVAFEGSANLSNMLYSSVKNLSYVEDVLNGSSKAVTTFADWADLALKPFANNKVYVPVLIIALVSIVLQYFQVKQTMPKNKKNNIEDPNEKLANATPYIMVVLFGWISLSVAGAISFYLGAGALVAIFQQYYLMDIEKKEAILEESKKPVIKVTTNAEEVKKQKSNKLQRAQKNTKPKKKAPSRKKSSKNKKK
- the ruvC gene encoding crossover junction endodeoxyribonuclease RuvC is translated as MKILGIDPGTGIVGFGVIEVKPGNKYHLLDAGVIKTPVNQELPERLETIYKELIDIIKLNNPEQISVEKLFFSQNVKTAISVSHARGVVLLVAQQHNLIIAEYTPQQIKQALTGYGKAKKDQVQAMVQTILQLKNPIKQDDCADAIAAAICHAMSIDNLNVASSL
- the rplA gene encoding 50S ribosomal protein L1, which encodes MAKKSELIEQARKLGLEVIEKNTVAEIEDAIKSAQEFSAEEKSEQKVAKAGKRSAKAIKEAEEKAAKDERKEKIASGEEVVLKKGPKPITRSKLERRSNKYKEVQKLIDPDKNYTVKDAVGLLPKLSTSKFEGSAELHIKLGVDPKHADQNIRGTVILPHGTGKTKTIAVFAPADLHKAAKDAGADIVGEETLLEQLDKETVNFEVLISTPQLMAKLSKYARLLGPKGLMPNPKTGTVASDVSKAVKEAKAGKVEYRVDKQGIVHLGVGKLSFTSEKLVENAQTVIKAVKESKPAGIKGEYIQTVTLAPTMGPGVKLEK
- a CDS encoding 50S ribosomal protein L11, giving the protein MAVAKQIVANLKMRVPAGGATAGPPVGAVMGQYGLNSMDFVNAFNSETADLRGNDVIVKLVVFDDRTFEFRVSGVPTDDLIIKALGIKKGSGKPHMEKVGKLTQAQLTEIAEAKLKFTNGNDVEAVKKQVAGTARSMGVEVED
- a CDS encoding glutamate--tRNA ligase; its protein translation is MSEKVVVRFCPSPTGPIHIGSVRTGLFVWLIAKQNKGKFILRIEDTDKKREIEGGVQIIKDTLQAVNLDWDEFALQSENKEVHKKYGQMLYEKGLAYADNVTPEEVADWRNDAQSKKKPFLYRDYITTDRIVPWEYGKNALRLKSNPKKYTWHDEVRGDLSSGPESIDDLVLIKADGLSTYNFCHIVDDYEMGVTHIFRADEFISSTPKYLNIYEALEIEHPKFVTLAPIMAENGKKKLGKRDGAKDVLEYLQDGVLVEGLLNFLALLGWNPGKGSKQEIFSIEELIKEFSIDGIGKSGANYDIKRLEWINGHHIRMKTVDELYELSEDFWSESANNSNEKYKKQVLTLIQERLKFLKEIPELTNFFFEEPNLTKEQLMDVKNLEDDFAKELLESTLDTLQNSSFGVEDIQAKLNGLLEVHQTKPGILFALIRNAVSGSRVTPGIADMLSVLGKDRVTKRINNSLKVMA
- the typA gene encoding translational GTPase TypA codes for the protein METTKIRNLAIIAHVDHGKTTLVDGLLKQSNTFRDNQSEMSQSLIMDKLAQEKERGITITAKITAINHEDYKFNIIDTPGHADFGGEVERTLGMADGCLLVVDAQEGPMPQTKFVLGKALAAGLKPIVIINKIDKEGSRIAEVEDELADLFLELATDEDQLHYPIYYAIGRDAKAWEKLPTDPSAPGDLSCIFKAIVEKIPAPKVEDGPTQLLITSLEWDNFKGKYTVGKLGRGGIKKNQQMVLMKKDGLQVKFKVVDLFTFKGLGKEEANEVPAGDLVAFTGAEKAEIGETVCDESRPEALPILEVEAPTLKMYLGPNTSPLKGQEGEFTTSRQIGDRLKRELETNVSLRVKDDGIGFIVSGRGELHLSVLIEDLRREGFELEVGRPQVVTKEVDGKVMEPLEELTIEVPQEFVGAVQTELGARRAQLQSQEVNLRGVRLVYQIPTRALIGLRGLMLTATKGNAVMSSLTIGYQPLGGNIPQTRNGALISFETGVATPYSLENAQERGTVFIKPTEKVYMGQIIGLNLRKEDMEVNICKEKHLTNIRSSSSDGTVQLTPATILSLEESLDFLEDDELLEVTPKNLRLRKRFLNANERKKNKK